In the Breoghania sp. genome, TCACGAAGGCCTTGCCGCTTCGGAAGGGCGCATAGAACCAACCATCTTCCGCACCCAGATCAGTAAGGGGGCGATAGCCAAGCTTGCCATCGCTGTCACGGAAGAAATACGGAGACCAACGTCCCTGGTGGTATTGTCCATCGCTTGCGAAGTCCGCATCGCGACCGTCCAGATCATCGTTGATCACAGTCCCCCACGAACCAGAAAGCTGAGGACTGATTTCCGCAACCGTTTTAACGGCGGCCGTCCACCCCTCACGCGTGGTGACACCGGAGGCCTTCATGCCGGAAAGGCTGCCCGCAAGGATGAGCGCGGTATCCAGCCCGTTTTCCATCGTGCGCCGAACCATTTCAGCCTGCTCGCGGGCAACGGCTTTCGCTTCGTTGAGTGCAAGCTCATGCGTGACATCGGATGCACGCCATCCGATAACCCCGATCCCGACCATCAGGACAAACGCCAAGAGAGGGATGCTTATCACGATCAGCTTGGTCGTGAGTTTTGCCCGATTGAACATTCAGTATCTCCGCAATTCTACCAAGCCTATACCGGCACGGTCAGATATCTTCGGAGAAGAAGGTAACCTCTATTCGTTAAATATATTTCTATTCTAGACTATTATTATAGGCATTTATTACAATGTTCTATAAAAAATATATCCTCTACTGCATGTGTTCGAGCGCTTATTATCGCTATATACGCATTATTACTATAGTTCGCCTTTATACCTACCCCCCCTTTCCGATCTGCCGCAGGAAAGGGAGGGATACATTTCAGATGTGGCGTATTCGAAAGCGTCTCAAATCAGTGACGGAAGTGGCGCATGCCCGTCATGACCATGGCGAGGCCCGCTTCATCAGCCGCCTTGATGACTTCATCGTCGCGCATCGAGCCGCCTGGCTGAATGACCGCCGTCGCGCCCGCTTCAGCGGCAGACAGGAGACCGTCGGCGAAGGGGAAGAAGGCGTCGGACGCGACCACGCAACCCTTGGTGAGCGGCTCGGCAAGCCCTGCGGCTTCTGCAGCGTCCTCAGCCTTGCGCGCAGCAATCCGGGCGCTGTCCACGCGGCTCATCTGGCCGGCGCCGACCCCCACGGTCGCCCCGTCCTTCACGTAGACGATGGCGTTGGACTTGACGTGCTTTGCGACGCGGAAGGCGAATTTGAGGTCGGCCAGTTCCTGCGCGCTCGGCGCACGCTTGGTGACGACTTTCAGATCGAGATCATCGATGCTGCCATTGTCGCGCGACTGTACCAGCATGCCACCGGAGACGGACTTGAAGAAAGTGCCCTCCGCACGCGGATCCGGCAGGCCGCCGGTCAGCAGCAGACGCAGGTTCTTCTTGGCGGCGATGATCTCAACCGCTGCATCGTCCGCATCGGGAGCAATGATCACCTCGGTGAACACCTTGACGATCTCGGAGGCCGCTTCCGCATCCAGTTTGCGGTTCAGCGCGACGATACCGCCAAATGCCGAAACCGGATCGCAGGCCAGCGCCTTGCGATAGGCATCCACCAGCGTTTCCCCCTCGGCCACGCCGCACGGATTGGCGTGCTTGATGATGGCGACGGCCGCGGTGCGGGCAGGATCGAACTCCGCGACCAGCTCGAAGGCGGCGTCGGTGTCGTTGATGTTGTTGTAGGAGAGCTGCTTGCCCTGGAGCTGACGCGCGGTTGCGACACCAGGACGGTTGTCGCCATTGAGGTAGAAACCCGCCCTCTGGTGCGGATTCTCGCCGTAGCGCATCACTTCCTTCAGCTTGCCGCCAAAGGCGCGATAGTCGGGCGTGGCGTCGCCAAGTTCACCGGCGAACCAGCCGGAGACGGCGGCATCATAGGCCCCGGTGCGCGAAAAGGCTTTCGCGGCCAGCTTGCGGCGCACATGGAGCGGCACCTTGCCGTCATGGGCATTGAGCGCCTCGATAACGGCCCCATAATCCGCCGGGTCGACGACCACGGACACATAGGCGTGGTTCTTGGCACCCGCGCGGATCATGGCCGGGCCGCCGATATCGATATTCTCGATGATGGTAGCGGCATCGGCGCCTGCGGCGACAGTTTCCTCGAAGGGATAGAGATTGACGACCAGCAGGTCGATACGCTCGATGGCGTGATCTTCCATCGCCTTTGCATGCTCGGTGTCGTCACGAATAGCCAGAAGGCCACCGTGGACCTTCGGATGCAGCGTCTTCACGCGACCATCCATGATCTCCGGAAAACCGGTGACCTCAGAGATATCGATGACCGGAATACCTGCATCGGCGATCGCCTTGCGCGTACCACCGGTGGATACCAGTTCGATACCCTTGCCGGAGAGCGCGCGGGCAAAGTCGATCAGCCCGGTCTTGTCGGAAACGGAGAGCAGAGCCCGCTTGACGGTCACCAATTCGGGAACCGGAACGGCCTTGGACACGACGGTCATGGAAGAAGCCTCGTGGAAAAGTGCGACATGGAATTGGAATGGTCGCGCTCTAGCACGAATGCGCGACCACCGGAAGGTCGCGGAGCGGCTTTCGCTCCAACGATGGGAAAGAAACCAAGTCGACCCTATCCGCACGCCCCCGCCATGGCGCGGGAAATCCGTCAGATCAGCATGTCGGCTGCGTCGTCATCAAGGCTGGAACGGCGGCGCACGGGCCTTGCGGCCGCGGTGCGGCGGAACACCCAGGGCACCTCGCGGCGATGGCGTAGACGCTCATGGATGACAATCTGCTCGGTGTGACGGTGGCCATGAACGTCGGACAGATAGATGGATTCTTCCAGCGAAACCTGCGCATCGGGCGCGGTGAACTCCCACGCCTCTCCGTCTGCGCACATCAGCAGAACCGCGCCGCCCCCGCGCACAAGGCTCGCCTTGACGCCCGGATGCAGGTGAAAGCGGACGACATAGCGGTCCTGATCGCCCACCGGGGCAGAACCGGTCGGTTCGACCCTGTCACGGCCTTCCAGAACAGTGCCGTCATTGGAAAGCCGGACGCTACGCTCATGGCGAATGCGAAGCGATGCGTAACCATTGTGACTGGCATTGATGTGAATGCCTGCGTCATCTTCCTCACGCAGCACCGGCACGACGCTCGGGCCGGAGACGATGAGCGACCCCAGCCAGCGGGTGAGCTGGCCCGCCGCCATGAAGCGGCAAGACGAGGTGGAATTGTATTCCAGCGTGGAATGGGCCGCTGTGGAGCGCGCCACCTTGCGCCAGGTCTCATGCCCCTTCCCCGACACGCCGCAATTGACGACGATCGGATTGCGACCGGAGGACATTTCAAAGCTCAGACACCCCGCATGCGCCAGCTGGCTGAGCGGTGGCGGCGGCGGGCGACCGGTATCCATTACCAGGAGCGTGTCTCCGGCGACAAGCCGCTGATATCCGGAATGGGCCGCATCTGCGGGGGGGGTTCCGCGTGCGTCGTCATAGGCGAGCACCGTCGCGACAAGATCTCCCGACGTCGCGCCCATACCATTGAAATGCGCGAAAGAGCCATCCCCCATGCGGAAGAACCGG is a window encoding:
- the purH gene encoding bifunctional phosphoribosylaminoimidazolecarboxamide formyltransferase/IMP cyclohydrolase, with translation MTVVSKAVPVPELVTVKRALLSVSDKTGLIDFARALSGKGIELVSTGGTRKAIADAGIPVIDISEVTGFPEIMDGRVKTLHPKVHGGLLAIRDDTEHAKAMEDHAIERIDLLVVNLYPFEETVAAGADAATIIENIDIGGPAMIRAGAKNHAYVSVVVDPADYGAVIEALNAHDGKVPLHVRRKLAAKAFSRTGAYDAAVSGWFAGELGDATPDYRAFGGKLKEVMRYGENPHQRAGFYLNGDNRPGVATARQLQGKQLSYNNINDTDAAFELVAEFDPARTAAVAIIKHANPCGVAEGETLVDAYRKALACDPVSAFGGIVALNRKLDAEAASEIVKVFTEVIIAPDADDAAVEIIAAKKNLRLLLTGGLPDPRAEGTFFKSVSGGMLVQSRDNGSIDDLDLKVVTKRAPSAQELADLKFAFRVAKHVKSNAIVYVKDGATVGVGAGQMSRVDSARIAARKAEDAAEAAGLAEPLTKGCVVASDAFFPFADGLLSAAEAGATAVIQPGGSMRDDEVIKAADEAGLAMVMTGMRHFRH
- a CDS encoding heparinase II/III family protein; the protein is MALESMSDQARIWRLLASHAWRWLLRKVHGGPSSLLGTLGAVPNRLLIAPQDLRTADPTIAVDIYAGRFVFAGHFVEAGGQSPFEVIPPSPDWARALHGFGWLRHLRAAETAMARSNARALIDEWIRLVGRRNAIAWEPSVVARRVLSWLSQSPLLLENCDREFYRRFLKSLARQVRYLRKTMNEAPDGMPRLVVTMAVAAASISMSGQGRFARQSLKNLDHELTRQILPDGGHVSRNPGAVLDILADLLPIRQAFTSQGVAPSQAMMDAVDRMMPMIRFFRMGDGSFAHFNGMGATSGDLVATVLAYDDARGTPPADAAHSGYQRLVAGDTLLVMDTGRPPPPPLSQLAHAGCLSFEMSSGRNPIVVNCGVSGKGHETWRKVARSTAAHSTLEYNSTSSCRFMAAGQLTRWLGSLIVSGPSVVPVLREEDDAGIHINASHNGYASLRIRHERSVRLSNDGTVLEGRDRVEPTGSAPVGDQDRYVVRFHLHPGVKASLVRGGGAVLLMCADGEAWEFTAPDAQVSLEESIYLSDVHGHRHTEQIVIHERLRHRREVPWVFRRTAAARPVRRRSSLDDDAADMLI